A DNA window from Theobroma cacao cultivar B97-61/B2 chromosome 5, Criollo_cocoa_genome_V2, whole genome shotgun sequence contains the following coding sequences:
- the LOC108661952 gene encoding uncharacterized protein LOC108661952, translating to MAKSLSLRNILDANKLTGLNFIDWFRNIKIVLKQEKKAYVLNGLALEETSDDATNEEKKAYRVYINDLDQATCVMLASTALDLQKQHEDMNALDIILNLREMFDKESRTERFDFLRELFRSKMLEGSPIRPHVLKMIGYIT from the coding sequence ATGGCAAAGAGTTTGTCACTTAGAAACATACTTGATGCAAACAAGTTGACAGGCCTAAATTTCATTGACTGGTTTCGTAATATCAAGATTGTCttgaaacaagagaaaaaggctTATGTCCTAAATGGTCTTGCTCTCGAGGAAACTAGCGATGATGCTACAAATGAGGAAAAgaaggcctatagagtttatataaatgatCTTGATCAAGCCACATGTGTGATGTTGGCTAGTACGGCTCTAGATcttcaaaagcaacatgaagATATGAATGCTCTGGATATTATTCTAAACCTTAGAGAGATGTTTGATAAGGAAAGTCGTACAGAAAGATTCGACTTTTTAAGGGAATTGTTTCGAAGTAAGATGTTGGAGGGAAGCCCAATAAGGCCTCATGTGCTTAAGATGATAGGATATATTACTTGA